The Fulvivirga maritima genome segment CCACAGGCTCGCAGCCCAATACATTTAATTGGCCAGGGCAAGATGCAAAAGGAGTCTGTACTATGGTAAGCTTGCAAGACCTTGAGAACATTCAGAAGCATAGTGCTAATATTTCAAAAGCAGTAATAGTAGGCGGAGGGCTCATAGGCGTAGAAATGGCAGAGATGCTGCGTTCAAAATCAATCCACACTACTTTTTTAGTTAGAGAAAAACGGTTTTGGAATAATACCTTGCCAGAACAAGAGGCTGATTTAGTAGGCCAACATATATTAAAACATGAAGTAGACCTGAGGCTATCCTCGGAGCTTAATGAAATAATTACGGATAACCATGGCCAGGTAAAAGGAGTCGTCACCTCAACAGGAGAAACCATTGAGTGTCAATTTGTAGGTATCACTGCGGGAGTACACCCCAATATTGACTTGGTTAAAAATACTGATATAAAGACGAACAAAGGCATTTTAGTGAATCAGTTTTTACAAACCAACATCCCTGATGTATATGCCATAGGCGATTGTGCGGAGCAAACACAACCTACCGCTAACCGTTCAGCTATAGAGCAAGTATGGTATACCGGTAAAATAATGGGTGAAACTGTAGCCCAAACTATCTGCGGTTCGCCTAAAGCTTACCAGCCTGGGCCGTGGTATAACTCAGCTAAGTTCTTTGACCTTGAATATCAGACCTACGGCAATGTTCCTAACTCACCGCAACCCGATGAAAAAAGATTTTATTGGCAACACCCTTCAGGCAGCCATGCCTTGCATTTTTCATTTCAGGCTAAAACCAACATCTTTTTAGGCGTTAACTCTATTGGTATAAGACTAAGGCATAATTTGTTTGACAACTGGCTTAGAGAAGAAGCAAGCATACAACATGTGATTAAAAATCTTAAAGCGGCCAATTTTGATCCTGAGTTTTTCACTTCACATGAGAAAGAGATTACAGACCTGTTTAATCAACAATATCCTGAGTTAAAAGTGGAATTTTCAAAAAGAAAAAGAATAGCTGGCATTTTCTAAACCAATCAACCTATGCGTATCCTATTGATTCAAAAAACAGGAATGAGCTTATTTATATTGGCCTGCGCCATTTTAATAGCCATGTTATTTATAAACAAATATGAGCTCTCTAACTCCCAATTAGAAAAAGCCTTATCTAAAAATGACTATTCCAAAGCTGCCAAATACCTTACTTCCATATTAAACAAGGAATACACTTCCAGTATCACCTTCAATGCAGACCTTGAAAAGTCACTCGACCGTGCTAACCAAAAAATTAAAAATACATTTAAAATATCCGATAGCAATCTGGAACGTAGCATGGCCAGCTTCTCTAATGAAAACATCACCTTTAACAATGACCTCATCAAGCTACCGAATGACAGCATCAATAATTACAAAAAAGAAAAGCTGCAATCTTATACCAGCTGGATGAACGGGAAAACTTTCGAAACCAAGGCCGCATTAAAAGAAGAGCTACAAGGAACCGTACAAAACATAAACGGAAGCATTGTTAGCAATCTGGGTTTCGATAATTATAAAATCAACACCTTAAAGCTTTCTATTACGCGAGCGGCTAACAGCACTCCTATTCGCAAAAACCCCATGATTTGGCTTTGCCTCACTATTGGGCTGGGCATATTAGGAGCACTGCTTTACATCCTGCCTAAGCTAAGGCTGCTGCCAGGCATTAAAAATGACGGTGTATTCCACAGCTCCCACACTAGCAGAGGCTGGCTCGGTTACAGCATAGGCATTGCTCTTATTTTGTTTTACATCCTGCTCTATTGGTACCCCGAATATATGACCAACTGGATGCTGATGGTAGATCCGGTCAGCAAAACCTTAAATGGAGGCCCTGCCAGTCAATGGTTTTTCTACGGCTTGTTATACACTCTTGCCATTATAGTGATGGGAGTACGAATGTTCATTAAATACAGGCATAGCAAATACCACCTGGCAAGAACAAGCTCTGTTATCTTCTTCCAAACGGCCTTTGCCTTTTTGATACCAGAAATACTCATACTACTGCACCAACCCAGCATGGACCTGAAAAATATATGGCCTTTGAACTATACTTTTTTCTTTGATTACAATATTGAAAACCTGATTAATAGCGGAGGACTGGGACTATTCATGTTAGTTTGGGGCATTGTATTGGTACTCATTGCCGTACCTGTAATTACCTACTTTTATGGCAAAAGATGGTATTGCTCCTGGGTGTGTGGGTGCGGCGGTCTGGCCGAGACTTTGGGAGACCCTTACAGACAATTATCAGATAAATCTTTGAAGGCCTGGAAAATAGAACGGTGGATGGTACATGGCGTCCTTGCCTTTGCAGTTATCATGACCATTGGCACGTTATATACCTATTTTAGCGGAAGCGGTAGTCTCTTAGGATTAGACACTTACTATATTCGTTCCGTTTACGGATTCCTCATAGGCTCTGTATTTGCGGGCGTGGTAGGCGTAGGTTTTTACCCTGTAATGGGTAGCAGGGTATGGTGCCGTTTCGGATGTCCGCTGGCTGCCTACCTCGGAATCATTCAAAGGTTCAAATCTCGATTTAGAATCACCACTAACGGCGGGCAGTGTATTAGCTGTGGTAACTGCAGCACATACTGTGAAATGGGCATAGATGTACGCTGGTACGCGCAACGAGAGCAGAATATTGTGCGAGCATCTTGTGTGGGCTGTGGCGTTTGTGCTTCCGTTTGCCCCAGGGGAGTACTAAAACTAGAAAATGATGATCCTGGCAACCGGTTTGAAAAACCCATTGTAATCAGTAAAGAGAAAATTGAAATCACTAACTAAAACTGACTTACCTAAAACCAATGCATTAGCATCAGCTAATCTTCAGTGAACCGAGGCAATGTAAAAGAGAAAGTGCTGCCTTTTTCCAGCTCACTATGCACATGAAACTCTCCATTATTATCCTTAATGAGCTCCTGACAAAGAATCAGGCCCAAGCCACTTCCTTTTTCATTAGAAGTACCAGCCTGACTGTCTTTATGCCCTAAATCAAATAAACGATCAATATATTCCTGAGACATTCCCACTCCATTATCTATTACTGAAACTTTTACTTTATCACCATAATTAAAAGCGCGTATCTTAATCTCTCCATCAGGATATGAGAATTTGATGGCATTACCAATAAGGTTTCTGATCACAGTATGAATAGAATTAATATCTGCAAGTGCCATTAAATCACTCTCACTATAATCTGATAATGTAATTTTTTTTGATGCGGCGGTAAGAGTATAGAGTTCAATATTTTTAGTAATCAAATCATTGATATCTACCTTAACCAGTTCTAACTTTTGTGTTTTGGTTTGCCTGATGGACCATGCTAAAAGATTATCGAGCAGCTCACTAAGGTTATTTAATGAATGATTGATTTTACCTCCCATTTGTTGAATATCCTCTTTGGAAAGCATATCTATATTATTCACCAACAGATTAGAAAAGCCTTTGAGAGAATTTAAAGGACTCTTAATATCATGCGAGATAATAGAAAAAAGCTGATCCTTTCCCTTATTCATTCGCAAAAGATTTTCTTTCTGTAATTGTATTTTAGCGTTTTTAAAGGCTAATACATCCTTCTTATTTTTATTAGATTGATAGGCCCAATACACTAATAAAAGAATTATAAGCACCAATATAATCACAGAAATGAGGGCATAAGTCAATATGTCTTTTTGCCGCAAGTTAGCTTGTTGTATCTGTTTATCTTTCTGCAATAACTTTATCTGATTTTCCCGATCTTCAGCATTGTATTGTTGCTTGAGCTCTTCCAGGTGCTGATTGTTATTCTCCCTTAATAATGAATCACGAGCATCAGTATTGAGTTTGAGGTAAGCATAAGCCTTTTCATAATCGCCCTGCAACTCTGCAATCCGCATTAGAGTGTTACTGGCGTTTTCCAAGGCTATGTTGGAGTGTGTTTTTATAGCCAAGTCCAGGGCTACTCTGGCGGTATCATAGGCCTGGTGAAGCTTCCCTGTTTGCAGGTAAACATTAGCTATGTCCAGCCTATTCTCTATTAAAAAAATATCATTATTAACTTCTATATACAAATTACCCGCTATTCTATAATAGTCTAGCGCACGATCATACTGCTTATTTTCCTCCATTATTTTACCCAGATTCCCATAAGCAGTTCCTAAATCCTTCTTATCGCCTCTTGCTTGCTTTATTTCTAAAGATTTAAGGAAGTATTCTTCTGCCTTTTCCAAATCATCAAAATACTGCAGATAAACTAATCCAATATTATTTAAGGCTTGAGCCTCTCCTTTGAGGTCGTTGACCTTTTGGAACATATGCAGCGCTTCCGTAAAGTACTGCAATGCTTTTTCCCAATCTCCGGAATAGCCATAGACAATACTAATATCATTAATAGCATTGCCTATCCGCACACTATCACTCAGCTCCTTGTAAATATTGAGCGACTTAAAAATATATTCCAGCGCAACATCATATTGCCCCTTATCCCTTTTTAAGCGCCCCAGATTGATGAGGGCATCTCCAAGGCTTTCTTTATGACCTAGTGCTTCGGCTTCATGCAAACATCTTTCAGCATAGTATAAAGCAGAATCAAGATCAGAATTCTGATAAGCCATAGACAAACTAATCAAACCTTTGATTTTAACGGTATCATCTGCGTTCAAAATCAAGGCTCTGAGGCTATCCACCTTATGCGCCTGACCTTTAGCTGTAAACACGCCTAAAACACAGTACATCAAAATATTAGCTCTCACTAAGAATCTGGGCATCATTAATTTACATATTACTAAACAACGGCGGTAAAAATCATACTTAAATGATTCTTGACAAAAAATATCTCAAGTTTTCATGCTAAAACGATAAAATATTTTTTTTAATACAGCTTTTACCAAAAAATAAAAGGCTGCCGGGAGTCCGGCAGCCTTTCTTAGCTTAAGGTTTTATTATCTATTATGATTTATTGCCTTTGTCTTTAGAGCCACTAGAGCTACCGCCTGGTTTGGCAATAGATTCTCTCATTTCGGTATCCGCTTTGATATTATCCATTTTATAATAATCCATAATACCGAGGTTTCCGGTTCTAAACGCTTCAGCCATTGCTTTAGGCACATCTGCTTCAGCTTCTATTACTTTGGCTCTAGCTTCTTGAGCTTTCGCTTTCATCTCTTGCTCATGCGCTACCGCCATGGCTCTTCTTTCTTCAGCTTTAGCTTCAGCCACCTTCAAGTCAGCAGAAGCCTGATCTGTTTGTAGCTTAGCACCAATGTTAGTACCTACATCCACATCAGCAATATCAATGGAAAGAATTTCAAAAGCCGTACCGGCATCAAGCCCACGCTGCAATACCAGCTTAGATATTTTATCAGGATTTTCCAGCACTTCTTTGTGCGTACCGGCAGAACCGATAGAGGTAACAATACCCTCACCCACACGAGCAAGAATAGTATCTTCACCAGCACCACCTACTAACTGCTGAATGTTAGCCCTTACCGTAACCCGTGCTATAGCTATCAGCTGAATACCATCAGCCGCTACTGCTGCTACTTTAGGAGTGGTAATTACCTTAGGGTTTACTGATATTTGCACCGCTTCAAAAACATCTCTACCAGCCAAGTCAATAGCTGTAGCTTGCTTGAAAGTAAGGTTTATATTGGCTTTATCTGCTGAAATAAGCGCTTTAATAACCGATGGCACATGTCCACCCGCCAGGTAGTGAGTCTCCAGCTCTTTAGTGGTAACGGTAAGACCTGCTTTAGTAGCAGTAATTAGTGAGTTAACCACCACGCCGGGAGGCACCTTTCTAATTCTCATAAACATAAGCTCGAACAAGCCTACTTTTACATTTGAGAATCGGGCAGTAATCCATAGCCCTACAGGAATAAAATAAAGAAATACGAAAAAAACGACGATCCCCAGGAAAACAATGAGGACTATGCCGATACCTGATAATTCCATGATTAAGTAATTGGTTCTACAAAAATATTATTAGTACTAATTTTTATGATTCTTATTTTGGTACCGCTATCCAGGTAATTACCTAAAGATTTTACTTCAAATAGTCCGTTCGTAAACTCAGCCTTACCTATGGGTTTAAGTGTAGATACAGCTACACCTTCATCTCCCACTTTCAATACACTGGTAAGTCCTTCATTTACCTTACTGGAAATAGTATCTTTTAACGAAAATTTTTCCCAGGTACGACCTTTAAAACTGAAGTATAATGATACACCTAATAAAATGGAACCACCTGCTGTGAGCCATATGCCCGCATCTACACCAAAGTAGACAAAGCCTAAATAAAGTCCGAACAAAGCAGCCAAAAAACCAAGAAGACCTACAAAAGTAGTTCCTGGTACGAAAAGGACTTCAACAATAATTAACCCTATTCCTACTATAATAAGGGCTGTAACAGTAATCCATTCTAACATAAGAGAGCACTTAGTGCGATAAAAGTAGTAAAATTATGGAAGCTGTACTGCTTTCCATTCAGTTTTTTTCATAGCCAGATAATGTGAATGAGCCTCATCAAAATATAATTTATCATAGATCAAAGGAATTACATCTACACCATGTAAATCGATTACGCCATATTTATTGAACTTTTTCACAATGACGCTTCCATTACCCAGGTCTACCAGCTCATCATATTTAGGATTAACAATGAGCCTGCCCGCCTTATTGATAAGGCCTTTTTTACCATTTTTGATGATTACATAACGACCATTGTTCTCATGATAAACAGAATCATAGTCAAAAGAAGAAACCTTATTTCCCTGAGCATTAATAAGCCCCATGCCTGAACTGGTTTCTGCTATACTAAGTCCATCCTGAAAACCGCTTACCCAATCATATAATGGCTGCACTACTATTCGCTCTCGTTTATCTATAAAGCCCCATCGGCCCAGAAGCTTGATAGCCGCCAGTTCTTCACTGAAATTACCTACATCATCATATCGGTTAGCTATTCGAAGCCTGTTTTGGTTATCAATAAATCCATACTGCCCATTAATCTTTACTGGATAAAAACCTTCTGTAGGCTTTCTTACTTCCTGATATTTCTCATTACCAGAAGGCTTATTTAATATTCGCCCTTCAAAATCTACCTTCCAAACTGATCCTTCGCTGAGGTACTCCAAGAGGTAATTATCAAAAACCTCCACTTTATTTTGTGTAAAATAAACGGTACCTTCTTCAAAGCTCTTTAGGTTAGTCAGGTTTCTATCTAACTCCAGGTAATAATCATCATTTATAATTTTAATAAACTTCGGCTGCGGAAAAACAATCCATCGGCCTACTTTATCTATAACTCCGTACTCGCCATGAAACTTCACCATCAGGTAGCCATCAATAACCGGAGTTACTTCATCATAAACACAGTGAATCACCTCATCACCAGCCCTATTAATAAACCCCCAATATTCACCTTTTTTTACAGGATAAATATAGCTGGTCTCCGGCCCGATGTTATCATACAGCTGAGTAGACTTCTTCACTCCATGCACATCATATAAAGACCATTTTTTCACTCCGCCCACTTTCTCTCTGCAATAGATCATATCATTACTCAGATATACAGAATCAAAGCGAGCGCTAAGCACCTCTTTAGCATCTTGAGTCATTACTCCCCATTTTTGCTGTTTGCGAAAGGCCACTAAACCTTCAGGAGTATAAACCAATCCATCAATATTTTTAGGAGTCAGCGCGTTACCAACGCTATCTATAAGCCAGGTTTTTTCATTACAATACACCTGCAGATAATCTTCATTTACAGGCTCTATATCATCAAAAGCAAATTTATCTATCTCCTTTTGTTCCTGATCCAAAATCAGCCAGGTATTAAAATCCAGCTTTTGGGGCACCTCTCCGGTAAGGTCAAAATCTTTACTTCCGATAGGGCTAACCATCACCCCATTAGTATTTACCAGGCCTCTTTCATGGTTTTGAAACACCACTGCATAGCCTGACTTAAACGGGCTGATGCTGTCTAAGGTAAAGTCAACCACCTGCTTGCCATTATCATTATAAATGGCCGTTTTATTATCTTTATTTCTTACCGCATAGCGCAGATTTCCCAGCGGAATTATCTCTTTATAACTTAGTGGAATAATTTCCTTTCCACCCAGGTCAACCACCCCATAAAGGTATTCTCTGCCATTTTTATTAGAAACTATAGCTCTTAGGTCAGAAATAGTAATAGAGGCATATTTAAATGGCAATACTATTTTACCTTCAGTAGAGATTGCTCCTAAAAACTCTCTTTGAGAGATCTTTCCCTTCTTAGCTGCTATAAGTAAACGCTTGCCAGAAGGATAAATTTGCATGTATTCAGGCTCAGTAATTATTTCATTACCCAAGCTGATTAGCCCCCAACCTTCTGAGGTTTTATAACCAATAGTATTATTAATCACCTCCAAACCACCTTTGCTCCAGCCCAGAGATTCATACTTAGCAGGTATAACAACGTTGCCCTCGGTATTTTTCAGCCCTTGCTTACCATGATCCTCAAAAAGCTTATACGGATCTCCGGCAATGGATTCAAAACCAAAGGAAAATAAGAAAACAGTAAGATTAAAAAGTAAGAATAAGTGTTTCATCCTCAATGTCGTGGTCATGACAAAATAGCTAATTTTTGCGATATTTGCTCTAAATAATTTGGGATAAACCCGTGCATCACATTTTGCGACTGCAATATAAAAAATTAGAACCATGTATATAGAGCAATTGTATACTTCTTGCCTTGCCGAGGCTGCATATTACATTGAATCTGAGGGGGAAGCGACTATTATTGATCCACTTCGTGAAATTCAGACCTATGTAGATATGGCCCACCAGCGTGGCGCGAAAATCAAATACGTTTTTGAAACACATTTTCATGCTGATTTTGTTTCCGGACATATCGATTTAGCAAAAAAAACCGGAGCCACCATTATTTATGGCCCTAAAGCTCAGCCAGCATATGATGTATACACCGCTCAGGATGGAGAGGTATTTACTATAGGAAAACTTACTATAGAGGTGCTTCATACCCCTGGACATACCCCCGAGTCATCTTGCTTTTTACTGAAAGATGAAGAGGGTAAGAACCATGCTGTTTTCACAGGAGACACCCTATTTGTAGGTGATGTGGGCCGCCCTGACCTGCTTGATGGTGTTATGACCAAAGAAGAGCTGGCAGGCATGATGTATGACTCACTGAATAATAAAATAAAACCACTGAGTGATGACGTAATTGTATACCCTGCTCATGGCCCTGGATCTGCTTGTGGCAAAAACATAGGTAAAGAAACTTTCTCTACTATTGGCAACCAGAAAAAGACTAACTACGCCCTGCAGGAAATGACCAAAGAAACCTTTATTAAAAAGGTTACAGATGGGATTTTGCCTCCTCCTAAATATTTCTTTGAAGATGCACGTATTAACAAAGAAGGCTATTCATCTATTGATGATATCATTGCGAGAAACAATCAGGCACTCTCAGAAGATGCTTTTAAAGCTGAAATTGAAAATGGTGCCATCATACTAGACACCCGTAAGCCTGATAATTTCGAAAAAGGTTTTATTCCTGGAGCTATTAACATTGGGCTTAATGGCCAGTATGCCGTATGGGTAGGCTCTTTACTGAACATCAACCAGCCATTGGTATTGGTGAGTGAAGAAGGCATGGAAGAGGAAGCCATAATCCGCCTTGCCCGTGTGGGGTATGAAAATGTAAAAGGCTACCTGGCCGGAGGCATAAGCAGCTGGAATGAAAGCCTGGATACGGTAGAAAGTGTAAGCCCGAAGCAGGTGAAGCTGACTAATGAAATATTAGATGTAAGAAAGGGAGGAGAATTTAACAATGGCCATATAGAAGGAGCTCAACTGGTGACTTTATCAGAGATGCCTGCTAACCTGGAAGGATTAGATAAAGACAAAACCTATTATGTGCATTGTGCCGGAGGATACAGAAGTATGATCGCCTCTTCACTTATGAAGAGAGCCGGTTTTAAAAATCCTATTAATGTATACGGAGGTTTTAAGGCCATGGAGGAAGCCGGCTTACCGGTATTACTTCCTACTGAAGCTTAAAAAAATCAGGCTGGAATGGGGTAAGAGACCAATTTATAGAACTTATCCCTTTCCTTTTTATTTCTCTCGTTCGGTTCTCTAATGTATTTTTCCGTAGCTGCCACAGCACACAACTCATTTAATGAATAGCGCTCACCAATAATTTCATTAGGCAAATAATCGTATTCATCCAGCAGATACCTGTACACTTTTGCCAGCTTCTTTTTATTTTTTACAGCGCTATATACTTCCAGCAGATCAAGAATAGATCCTTCCTTATAAAGCACTTCATGTAAAGATTCTGCGAGAAAACGGCTTTTAGTCGATAGCATAAGATGCAAAACTGATTAAACAGGCCAACGAATTTCGAAATAATTCATGTAATATTCAACTAAAATATTCTTTTTCAGCTGTGTCTCTAACCTCCATCATCCCCATAAAATAATATTAAAACCTTTTTAATTATGGTTCGTAAAATGGAATATGAGATTTTTAATTTCCATATTACTTTGGTTCATACTACTGGCTCTTTGTTGGCCTTTAGCCATAGTGGCTTTCTTTGTATGGCTTATTTTATTACCCTTCCAACTTTTGGGCTTTGCTATTGGTGGAGTATTTAAAATAGTAGAAGCCATTTTGATGTTCCCTTTCAGAGTAGCCGGTCGCATGACTCGCTAAGCATTTGCGTCAAGCTAAGCATTGACCTCATTTGATCTTTGAAACAATTACATCAACAAATCACCACCAGGCTTTCTACCAATAGTACGGATCGGCTATCAGTTATTTTTATTAAGAAACTACTGTTATTCGGTTGGTTACAGGCCATTTCGTGCATCTTTCCAGTGATTATATTTCTTTCGCTGGCACTTTCTTCGTGGGCATCGGGCTACATTCCTCGTTATGACCTACTACTTATCATCTGCATTCTGGCTCAGTTTATCATGTATAAGACAGGCCTGGAAACTAAAGATGAGGTTTACGTTATCACCATGTTTCATGTGCTGGGGTTGATCATGGAACTTCATAAGGTGCATCATGGCTCATGGTCATATCCAGAAGCTGCTTATTCTAAGTTTTTCGGAGTGCCTTTATACTCTGGCTTTATGTATGCCAGTGTAGGCAGTTATATATGTCAGGCCTGGCGAAACTTGCAGCTACGCACTTTGCGCTGGCCCAATAAGTTATTAGCCATAACCATAGGTGCGGCCATCTATCTGAACTTCATCACCAATGCTTTCTTGCCAGATGTGAGGTTATATATTGCAATAGCCCTCATCATTATATTTTGGAGAACCAAATTTAGCTTTACTCTTGGCGAAAGCACCCATAAAATCTTCGCTATTCTATCCTTCATCCTCATCGGCTTTTTCATATGGCTAGCAGAAAATATAGCCACTTTTTTAGGTGCTTGGCGATATGCTTATCAGCACAATGGCTGGCAAATGGTAGAATGGCATAAAATCACCTCCTGGAGCTTATTGGTCATTGTAAGCATTATTATAGTAGGACAGCTGAAAATTTTCAAAAAAGAAGTTTTCTAACTTTTAAAACATCACGTTTCATTGCAACCGTTTGCGCTCCTCAAAATCGTATAATCTTTTCTAAAACAGCTTCTAACACTGATTTTCAAAGCCAAATTTGAAAACAGCAGCCTCAAAAATGAGTTAGATATTCAATACCTTAGTGAAAAATAACTAAATGCACAGTTCAATGTTAAAATATATACCTCATGCTTTACTGCTGGCATTTTTGACTATAAATATATCATGTCAAATGGCTGTAGAATCAGAAGCACCGCTAATTGTTCAATCTCCATCGGGAGATAATTCTGTATCCTTTTTTATTAATAAAGAAGGAGAAGCAGGCTATACTGTAATGCATAAAGACCAAGCAGTGATAGACTCTTCTTGGGTGAGCTTTGACTTCACCAATATGCCTTCTATTAAAGGAGATCTAAAAGTAGTTAATACTTCTACTGACACTAAAAACGAAACCTGGCCTATGCCATGGGGAGAACAGAAGGAAGTAACTAACCATTACAATTCGCTTACTGTAGAGTTACAAGAGACCTCCGAGCTACAAAGGAAGTTCTCGGTAATTTTTAAAGTGTACGATGATGGTATTGGCTTCAGATACTCCTTCCCTGAACAGGAAAACATGAGCGAAGTATTGATAGCTAATGAAAATACTGAGTTCCAACTCACAGGTGATCATACCGTATGGTGGCAACCTGGAGACTGGGACATCTACGAGCACTTATACAATAAATCTAAGTTTTCAGAAATTGATGCCACCACCAAAAGGGATCATCCTAACCTGGCTCAGACTTACATTCCAGTGAATGCAGTAAACACTCCTGTAACCATGAAAACAGCTGAAGGCTTATACCTAAGCTTTCATGAGGCCAGTCTGATCAACTACTCTGATATGACTTTACAGGTAGATCCTGCTACTTTTAAAATGAAGAGTAACCTGGTTGGTTCTGAAAACACAGAATACAAAGTAAAACAACAAACACCTTTCAATACACCTTGGCGTACCATTCAAATAGGCGAAAGAGCAGGTGATCTTATTGAATCTAAGCTGATCGTTAACCTGAACGAGCCTAATAAGCTGGGAGATGTTTCTTGGTTTAAACCTATGAAGTATGTAGGCATCTGGTGGGAAATGCACCTGGATAAGTCTACCTGGGACATGAGTGCTCAGCAGAACATGGGATCATTCACAGACAATGCTAAACCTCACGGAAAGCACGGAGCCACCACTGAAAATGCTAAATATTACATTGATTTTGCTGCTAAAAATAATATTCATGGCATTTTGGTAGAAGGCTGGAATACTGGCTGGGAACACTGGATTGGTTTTGAAGACAGAGAAGGCGTTTTTGATTTTGTAACTCCTTACCCTGATTATGACCTGGAAGAAGTAGTGCGCTATGGAAAAGAAAAAGGGGTAGAACTGATTATGCACCACGAGACTTCTGCTGCTCCACGTACTTATGAGCAACAAATGGATACTGCCTATAATCTGATGGAAAGCCTGGGCATTCATTCTGTAAAAACAGGTTATGTAGGCAAGATCATTCCTAAAGGAGAATATCATCATGGTCAGTGGATGGTAAATCATTATCAAAAAGCACTGGAAACAGCAGCTAAACATAATATAGCTATCAATGCTCATGAGCCTATAAAAGCTACTGGGCTAAGAAGAACTTACCCTAATTTTATAGCCAGAGAGGGCCTTAGAGGTCAGGAGTTTAATGCCTGGGCCAGTGATGGCGGCAACCCTCCTAACCACCTGCCTAC includes the following:
- a CDS encoding NAD(P)/FAD-dependent oxidoreductase, with product MEYQASLLPGILEKRSDFRITVISAESEHFWSRTALMYIYMGHMKYEHTKPYEDGFWKKNDIDLVYDCVSTINIEEKSLQLTKNKSLTYDALILATGSQPNTFNWPGQDAKGVCTMVSLQDLENIQKHSANISKAVIVGGGLIGVEMAEMLRSKSIHTTFLVREKRFWNNTLPEQEADLVGQHILKHEVDLRLSSELNEIITDNHGQVKGVVTSTGETIECQFVGITAGVHPNIDLVKNTDIKTNKGILVNQFLQTNIPDVYAIGDCAEQTQPTANRSAIEQVWYTGKIMGETVAQTICGSPKAYQPGPWYNSAKFFDLEYQTYGNVPNSPQPDEKRFYWQHPSGSHALHFSFQAKTNIFLGVNSIGIRLRHNLFDNWLREEASIQHVIKNLKAANFDPEFFTSHEKEITDLFNQQYPELKVEFSKRKRIAGIF
- a CDS encoding 4Fe-4S binding protein, whose product is MRILLIQKTGMSLFILACAILIAMLFINKYELSNSQLEKALSKNDYSKAAKYLTSILNKEYTSSITFNADLEKSLDRANQKIKNTFKISDSNLERSMASFSNENITFNNDLIKLPNDSINNYKKEKLQSYTSWMNGKTFETKAALKEELQGTVQNINGSIVSNLGFDNYKINTLKLSITRAANSTPIRKNPMIWLCLTIGLGILGALLYILPKLRLLPGIKNDGVFHSSHTSRGWLGYSIGIALILFYILLYWYPEYMTNWMLMVDPVSKTLNGGPASQWFFYGLLYTLAIIVMGVRMFIKYRHSKYHLARTSSVIFFQTAFAFLIPEILILLHQPSMDLKNIWPLNYTFFFDYNIENLINSGGLGLFMLVWGIVLVLIAVPVITYFYGKRWYCSWVCGCGGLAETLGDPYRQLSDKSLKAWKIERWMVHGVLAFAVIMTIGTLYTYFSGSGSLLGLDTYYIRSVYGFLIGSVFAGVVGVGFYPVMGSRVWCRFGCPLAAYLGIIQRFKSRFRITTNGGQCISCGNCSTYCEMGIDVRWYAQREQNIVRASCVGCGVCASVCPRGVLKLENDDPGNRFEKPIVISKEKIEITN
- a CDS encoding sensor histidine kinase — translated: MMPRFLVRANILMYCVLGVFTAKGQAHKVDSLRALILNADDTVKIKGLISLSMAYQNSDLDSALYYAERCLHEAEALGHKESLGDALINLGRLKRDKGQYDVALEYIFKSLNIYKELSDSVRIGNAINDISIVYGYSGDWEKALQYFTEALHMFQKVNDLKGEAQALNNIGLVYLQYFDDLEKAEEYFLKSLEIKQARGDKKDLGTAYGNLGKIMEENKQYDRALDYYRIAGNLYIEVNNDIFLIENRLDIANVYLQTGKLHQAYDTARVALDLAIKTHSNIALENASNTLMRIAELQGDYEKAYAYLKLNTDARDSLLRENNNQHLEELKQQYNAEDRENQIKLLQKDKQIQQANLRQKDILTYALISVIILVLIILLLVYWAYQSNKNKKDVLAFKNAKIQLQKENLLRMNKGKDQLFSIISHDIKSPLNSLKGFSNLLVNNIDMLSKEDIQQMGGKINHSLNNLSELLDNLLAWSIRQTKTQKLELVKVDINDLITKNIELYTLTAASKKITLSDYSESDLMALADINSIHTVIRNLIGNAIKFSYPDGEIKIRAFNYGDKVKVSVIDNGVGMSQEYIDRLFDLGHKDSQAGTSNEKGSGLGLILCQELIKDNNGEFHVHSELEKGSTFSFTLPRFTED
- the floA gene encoding flotillin-like protein FloA (flotillin-like protein involved in membrane lipid rafts) — encoded protein: MELSGIGIVLIVFLGIVVFFVFLYFIPVGLWITARFSNVKVGLFELMFMRIRKVPPGVVVNSLITATKAGLTVTTKELETHYLAGGHVPSVIKALISADKANINLTFKQATAIDLAGRDVFEAVQISVNPKVITTPKVAAVAADGIQLIAIARVTVRANIQQLVGGAGEDTILARVGEGIVTSIGSAGTHKEVLENPDKISKLVLQRGLDAGTAFEILSIDIADVDVGTNIGAKLQTDQASADLKVAEAKAEERRAMAVAHEQEMKAKAQEARAKVIEAEADVPKAMAEAFRTGNLGIMDYYKMDNIKADTEMRESIAKPGGSSSGSKDKGNKS
- a CDS encoding NfeD family protein produces the protein MLEWITVTALIIVGIGLIIVEVLFVPGTTFVGLLGFLAALFGLYLGFVYFGVDAGIWLTAGGSILLGVSLYFSFKGRTWEKFSLKDTISSKVNEGLTSVLKVGDEGVAVSTLKPIGKAEFTNGLFEVKSLGNYLDSGTKIRIIKISTNNIFVEPIT